A window from Primulina huaijiensis isolate GDHJ02 chromosome 11, ASM1229523v2, whole genome shotgun sequence encodes these proteins:
- the LOC140988783 gene encoding probable mediator of RNA polymerase II transcription subunit 26b, translated as MGDDGNPRNSEAFNKNRENGRSPRLEKSGIPMFKLPNLDDSRATAKDTKDEKMRNQQPKLIKQPNRPRSTESGLGRTKPDKDEIQKKPMQPQQKMKWNDNDDSAQMKLEVKKQKLHEGYQAAENAKKQRTIQVMEIHELPTQNIAQRRQNTRPGSHNRQHRAIGQR; from the exons ATGGGTGATGATGGAA ATCCAAGAAACAGCGAGGCATTCAACAAAAATAGAGAAAATGGCAGAAGCCCGAGACTTGAGAAGTCCGGAATTCCCATGTTTAAGCTTCCGAATCTTGATGATTCAAGGGCTACTGCAAAAGACACTAAGGATGAAAAAATGAGAAATCAACAACCTAAGTTGATTAAACAACCAAACAGGCCTCGCAGTACCGAATCGGGACTGGGCAGAACAAAACCAGACAAAGACGAGATCCAAAAGAAACCAATGCAACCTCAACAAAAGATG AAGTGGAATGACAATGATGACTCAGCTCAGATGAAACTGGAGGTCAAAAAGCAGAAACTTCATGAGGGTTATCAAGCGGCAGAAAATG CCAAGAAACAGAGAACAATACAAGTCATGGAGATACATGAGCTCCCAACACAGAATATTGCACAGAGGAGACAGAACACCAGACCTGGTAGCCACAATAGGCAACATCGGGCAATAGGGCAGCGGTGA